From a region of the Mucilaginibacter auburnensis genome:
- the tsaD gene encoding tRNA (adenosine(37)-N6)-threonylcarbamoyltransferase complex transferase subunit TsaD, with translation MPVILAIESSCDDTSAAVCVDGAVLSNVIANQAIHEAYGGVVPELASRVHQQNIVPAVQQALLNAKVNKNDIDAVAFTRGPGLLGSLLVGVSFAKGFALANSLPLIEVNHMQAHVLAHFIGEKKPSFPFLCLTVSGGHTQIVLVKDYFDMEVIGQTLDDAAGEAMDKTSKILGLPYPGGPLIDKYARLGNPDRFKFPEPQIPGFDYSFSGLKTSILYFIRDNVAANPNFIQDNINDICASVEKRIVTILLNKFERAAREYGIKDVAMAGGVSANTGLRQGLQQMAEKNGWNYFIPAMQYCTDNAGMIAIAGYHKYLKGEFTGQNVAPLARMPF, from the coding sequence GTGCCTGTAATATTAGCCATAGAATCTTCCTGCGATGATACCTCGGCAGCCGTGTGTGTTGACGGTGCTGTTTTAAGCAATGTTATTGCCAATCAGGCTATACACGAGGCTTACGGTGGCGTTGTGCCCGAGTTAGCCTCAAGGGTTCATCAGCAGAATATTGTTCCGGCTGTTCAACAAGCATTATTAAACGCAAAAGTAAACAAAAATGATATTGATGCCGTAGCTTTTACACGCGGACCCGGTTTATTGGGTTCTTTGCTTGTCGGCGTATCATTTGCCAAGGGTTTTGCGCTGGCAAACAGCCTTCCGCTTATTGAAGTTAACCATATGCAAGCTCATGTGTTAGCCCACTTTATTGGTGAGAAAAAACCATCTTTCCCTTTTTTGTGCCTTACCGTATCGGGCGGGCATACGCAGATAGTTTTGGTCAAAGACTATTTTGATATGGAAGTGATTGGTCAAACGCTTGATGATGCCGCAGGTGAGGCTATGGATAAAACCAGCAAAATACTGGGCCTACCCTATCCCGGCGGGCCGCTTATTGACAAGTACGCACGTTTAGGTAACCCTGACCGTTTTAAATTTCCGGAGCCGCAGATACCCGGCTTTGATTATAGCTTTAGCGGATTGAAAACTTCTATACTTTATTTTATAAGAGATAATGTAGCAGCTAACCCGAATTTTATACAGGATAATATAAACGATATATGCGCATCTGTTGAAAAGCGTATCGTTACTATATTGCTAAACAAATTTGAACGCGCGGCCCGTGAATACGGTATTAAGGATGTGGCCATGGCAGGTGGTGTATCAGCCAACACAGGCTTAAGACAAGGCCTGCAACAAATGGCGGAGAAAAATGGCTGGAACTATTTCATTCCGGCCATGCAATATTGTACCGATAATGCGGGCATGATAGCCATTGCCGGTTATCACAAATATTTAAAAGGTGAATTTACCGGGCAAAATGTTGCGCCACTGGCGAGGATGCCGTTTTAG